Proteins encoded by one window of Lactobacillus sp. ESL0684:
- a CDS encoding S1-like domain-containing RNA-binding protein, with protein MLGTIATGKIIDQNTDAYFVQIEGITYELKRKEIAQEEKLVVGAEVRGFIYDNKQHNREMTQFLPHVQADQYGWGKVTDVKFGLGVFIDIGLPDKDVVLSGDDLPFDKTHWPQKDDQLLVHLVTDAKDRIWAELADENIFEQLAAHFPADMKNKDVFATVYSSREVGAFVITSQYYLGFVHASQMEAPLRVGQQFKGRVIGTSQYGRLNLSSLPRAFEEIDDDAQMILMSLRRKQTKTLPFSDKSAASEIKNYFGISKSAFKRALGHLLKADYIAEDKTAGTISLINDPEDNEHE; from the coding sequence ATGCTAGGGACGATTGCAACTGGAAAAATAATTGATCAAAATACGGATGCTTATTTTGTCCAGATTGAGGGCATTACTTATGAATTGAAACGTAAGGAGATTGCACAAGAAGAAAAACTTGTAGTTGGTGCTGAAGTTCGTGGCTTTATTTATGATAATAAACAGCATAATCGTGAAATGACGCAATTTTTACCACATGTACAAGCTGACCAATATGGTTGGGGCAAGGTAACAGATGTTAAATTTGGATTAGGGGTATTTATTGATATTGGTTTACCAGATAAAGACGTTGTTTTATCTGGTGATGATTTACCATTTGATAAAACTCATTGGCCGCAAAAAGATGATCAGTTGTTAGTTCACTTAGTTACTGATGCTAAAGATCGAATTTGGGCTGAGCTAGCTGATGAAAATATTTTTGAACAGTTAGCAGCACATTTTCCGGCCGATATGAAAAATAAAGATGTATTTGCTACAGTATACTCTAGTCGTGAAGTAGGCGCATTTGTGATCACGAGCCAATATTACTTAGGTTTTGTACATGCTTCTCAAATGGAAGCTCCGCTGCGTGTGGGTCAACAATTTAAAGGTCGGGTAATTGGAACTAGTCAATATGGTAGATTAAATTTAAGCAGCTTACCTCGAGCTTTTGAAGAGATTGACGATGATGCTCAGATGATTTTAATGAGTTTACGACGTAAACAAACTAAGACATTACCTTTTTCCGATAAGTCTGCTGCAAGTGAAATCAAGAATTACTTTGGCATTTCAAAATCTGCTTTTAAAAGAGCTTTAGGGCATCTATTAAAGGCAGATTATATTGCGGAAGATAAAACGGCTGGCACGATCAGTTTAATTAATGATCCAGAAGATAATGAACATGAATAA
- the pyk gene encoding pyruvate kinase, whose translation MKKTKIVSTLGPASNDVETITALAKAGANVFRFNFSHGDHAEHLSRMKMVRQVEKETGLVLGIDLDTKGAEIRTTEQEGGKFTINTGDEIRVSMDDSKKGNKEKIHVTYEGLYDDTHVGGHVLIDDGLVDLLITAKDDQNKELVCEAQNTGVIGSMKGVNAPGVELRLPGITEKDTDDINFGLQHGINFITASFARKAQDILDIRKLCEDAGCDYVKIYPKIESQEGIDNADEILQVSDGLMVARGDMGVEIPFIDVPFVQKDLIKKANALGKPVITATQMLDSMQENPRPTRAEVSDVANAVLDGTDATMLSGESANGLYPVKAVSAMAEIDERTEQELLKRNTLALQRFEEYQGSNVTEAIGESVVRTAQELGVKTIITATNSGYTARMISKYRPNADILALTFDEKIQHSLGITWGVQPMLTEKPESTDDMFELATKVAKENGYVKDGDLVIVVAGVPVGDSGTTNLMKLQIVGNKLAQGLGVGNGSVVGKTVVVNSAEEANSKVKEGDILVAKTTDPDYLPAIKKASGLVVEASGLTSHAAVVGLSLGIPVVVGVTDATEKIAEAATITVDARRGAIYQGEVSNL comes from the coding sequence ATGAAGAAAACTAAAATTGTTAGTACGTTAGGGCCAGCTTCCAATGATGTTGAAACTATTACTGCTTTAGCAAAAGCTGGTGCGAATGTATTCCGGTTTAACTTTTCGCATGGTGATCATGCAGAACATCTTTCAAGAATGAAGATGGTTCGCCAAGTTGAAAAGGAGACTGGATTAGTTCTCGGCATCGACCTTGATACCAAGGGTGCTGAAATTAGAACTACTGAACAAGAAGGTGGCAAATTCACTATTAACACTGGTGATGAGATTCGGGTTTCAATGGACGATTCCAAGAAAGGTAACAAAGAAAAGATTCATGTTACTTATGAAGGTTTGTATGATGATACTCATGTTGGCGGTCACGTTTTAATTGATGATGGTTTAGTTGACTTATTAATTACTGCTAAAGATGATCAAAATAAAGAATTGGTCTGTGAAGCTCAAAATACTGGTGTTATTGGTTCTATGAAGGGTGTTAATGCGCCAGGCGTTGAACTGCGTCTCCCAGGAATTACTGAAAAAGATACTGATGATATTAACTTTGGTTTGCAACATGGTATCAACTTTATTACTGCTTCATTTGCTCGTAAAGCACAGGATATTTTAGATATTCGGAAACTTTGTGAAGATGCTGGTTGTGATTACGTTAAGATTTATCCTAAGATCGAATCACAAGAAGGTATTGATAACGCTGACGAAATCTTGCAAGTTTCAGATGGGTTAATGGTTGCTCGTGGAGACATGGGTGTGGAAATTCCATTTATCGATGTGCCATTTGTTCAAAAAGACTTGATTAAGAAAGCCAATGCATTAGGCAAGCCAGTAATCACGGCTACACAAATGCTTGATTCAATGCAAGAAAATCCACGTCCAACACGTGCCGAAGTTTCTGACGTTGCTAATGCTGTACTTGATGGTACAGATGCTACGATGCTTTCAGGTGAATCAGCAAATGGCTTATACCCAGTTAAGGCTGTTAGTGCCATGGCTGAAATTGATGAAAGAACTGAACAAGAACTGTTGAAGCGTAATACTTTGGCATTGCAACGCTTTGAAGAATACCAAGGTTCAAACGTTACTGAAGCTATTGGTGAATCAGTAGTTCGGACCGCTCAAGAGTTAGGTGTTAAGACAATTATTACAGCTACTAACTCAGGTTATACTGCAAGAATGATTTCTAAGTATCGTCCTAATGCTGACATTTTAGCTTTAACGTTTGATGAAAAGATTCAGCATTCATTAGGGATTACTTGGGGTGTTCAACCAATGCTGACTGAAAAGCCAGAATCAACTGATGATATGTTTGAATTAGCTACAAAAGTCGCTAAGGAAAATGGCTATGTTAAAGATGGTGATTTAGTCATCGTTGTTGCAGGTGTGCCGGTTGGCGATTCAGGTACCACTAACTTGATGAAGTTACAAATTGTTGGTAATAAGTTGGCTCAAGGCTTAGGCGTTGGTAATGGTTCAGTTGTTGGTAAGACTGTAGTAGTTAACAGTGCCGAAGAAGCTAACAGTAAAGTTAAAGAAGGCGATATTCTTGTTGCCAAAACGACTGATCCAGATTACTTGCCTGCAATTAAGAAGGCATCTGGTTTGGTAGTTGAAGCTTCTGGACTTACTTCACACGCTGCTGTTGTGGGCTTATCACTAGGTATCCCAGTTGTAGTTGGTGTAACTGATGCAACTGAAAAGATTGCTGAAGCTGCAACGATTACTGTTGATGCTCGTCGTGGTGCAATTTACCAAGGTGAAGTTTCTAATCTGTAA
- the pfkA gene encoding 6-phosphofructokinase, protein MKRIGILTSGGDAPGMNAAVRAVTKTAIHHGLGVVGIRYGFAGLVAGDFVPLTAEDVDHKINLGGTFLYSARYPEFAQKEVQEKGVEQLKKHDIDTVIVIGGDGSYHGALALTRLGINSIGLPGTIDNDVPCTDYTIGLDTACTTAMEAIDKIRDTASSHHRVFIVNVMGRGCGDIAMRVGLASGADAIVVPERAYDIKEIATTLKRGFSDGKDHGIIVLAEGVMNAEDFKDELLKYGDFDARASILGHMQRGGSPTVTDRINATKMGNYAVKLLLDGKGGLAVGMENGKLNTHDILDLFDEKHHSDETLLDINEEMTK, encoded by the coding sequence ATGAAACGAATTGGTATTTTAACTAGTGGTGGCGATGCCCCAGGGATGAATGCGGCTGTTAGAGCTGTTACGAAGACCGCAATCCATCATGGACTGGGGGTTGTTGGTATTCGCTATGGTTTTGCTGGCTTGGTTGCTGGCGACTTTGTTCCACTGACTGCTGAAGACGTTGACCACAAAATTAACTTAGGCGGCACTTTTTTGTATAGTGCACGCTATCCTGAATTTGCACAAAAAGAGGTGCAAGAAAAGGGAGTAGAGCAACTTAAGAAGCATGATATTGATACAGTAATCGTAATTGGCGGTGACGGTTCATACCATGGCGCGTTAGCTTTGACTAGACTGGGAATTAATTCAATTGGCTTGCCTGGAACTATCGATAATGACGTTCCATGTACTGATTATACTATTGGACTAGATACTGCCTGCACAACTGCGATGGAAGCAATTGATAAAATCCGGGATACTGCAAGTAGTCACCACCGGGTTTTTATTGTTAATGTTATGGGTCGTGGATGTGGTGATATCGCGATGCGTGTTGGCTTAGCAAGTGGTGCAGATGCCATTGTTGTTCCTGAAAGGGCATACGATATTAAAGAAATTGCAACGACTTTGAAGCGCGGCTTTTCAGATGGTAAGGATCATGGTATTATCGTATTAGCGGAAGGCGTAATGAATGCCGAAGACTTCAAGGATGAACTTTTGAAGTACGGTGATTTTGATGCGCGCGCTAGTATCTTAGGTCACATGCAACGTGGTGGTTCGCCGACTGTAACGGATCGGATCAATGCAACTAAGATGGGAAATTATGCGGTTAAGTTACTTCTTGATGGTAAAGGCGGTTTAGCTGTCGGCATGGAGAATGGCAAGTTGAATACTCATGATATTCTTGACTTATTTGATGAAAAGCACCATAGTGATGAGACGTTGTTAGATATAAATGAAGAAATGACTAAATAA
- a CDS encoding DNA polymerase III subunit alpha, which translates to MKIAALQNISAYTLLESPVKIRDLLVMAQKYGYEAIALTDINITYGLVNFYEVAQEVGIKPLLGMQLRLNGLIDSAHQYDLIALAKTDEGYRNLLRLSSAINLLTENGTNDKVLTLIELTKYLNDLVFIVPANQTSELVNLQAQNEQFGNNLIRKLMRLIPSSSDLYLGVYAQKSQTAYYNYVAALAKQFEIQTVCVEDNQYLKPQDQFLKHTLQAIKHGQQLPDVEQMSHQAGSHALVDTQEFSERCHNLELDNSLATTWQIAEDCHAKIVFQTPVLPKYQQDKFTTSKEYLDYLAQKGLKGRFSGHKVPANYQKQLDYELKVIDQMGFNDYFLIVWDVINYCHRVGITTGPGRGSACGSLVSYSLRITEVDPLKYHLLFERFLNPARHEMPDIDLDIPDNRRDDVIKYMFNKYGMDHAAQILTFGTLAAKQALRDTGRVFGLSEAELSKWSQSVPYAKGKITLKAAYQNSAEMRLLVGASPKNKLLYQTAANLEGLPRHYSIHAAGLVLSDDSIAGISGLQSGQLGIPVTQQTKKYVEALGLLKIDFLGLRNLTILGDTLAMINQQGAKIDPQQIPLDDPKTLKAFQNGDTELVFQFESSGIRKVLRELHPDNFEDLVAVNALYRPGPMQNIATFIARKKGQEPVIYPDPSLKEILAPTYGILVYQEQVMETAQVLAGFSLGEADLLRRAMSKKNQMVIEQEKDKFISGAIQKGHSRQVATQVYSYIEQFANYGFNRSHAVAYTQIAFWLAYLKLHYPAEFYAAMLNSSLANHAKSQDYIMQVQNTGVKILPPDINRSGLNYQLQSGKILVGLRAIKGLPKDLLSQIITLRKHKTIKSFESFLRQIDVKFVKPKLVQIMIKSGLFDSLNPNRNELLVNCQEIIENVELTGQNLALSESLGGIPLKPAQAPTKTEKAEMEIEVLGFSTMTSPLIAVQKYAQKFHARSLADFEVTDTGVAVGKLMKLKLIRTKKGATMAFGIFADSTSRQDVVIFPNVYDQVHNNLKEGQIYLLGIKVQSDRYDSSKKQYVLTNLKVVNFTS; encoded by the coding sequence ATGAAGATTGCTGCATTACAAAATATTAGTGCTTATACACTGCTCGAAAGTCCAGTTAAAATTCGAGATTTGTTAGTGATGGCCCAAAAGTATGGTTATGAAGCAATTGCGCTAACTGACATCAATATTACTTATGGCTTAGTTAACTTTTATGAAGTCGCACAAGAAGTTGGAATAAAGCCGTTATTAGGGATGCAATTACGTTTGAATGGTCTAATTGATAGCGCTCATCAATATGACCTAATTGCGTTAGCTAAAACAGATGAGGGATACCGCAATCTTTTACGCTTGTCGAGTGCGATTAACTTATTAACGGAGAATGGCACTAATGACAAAGTTTTAACCCTAATCGAATTGACTAAATATTTGAACGATCTAGTGTTCATTGTGCCAGCAAATCAAACTAGTGAATTAGTCAATTTGCAAGCACAAAACGAACAATTTGGTAATAATTTAATTCGAAAATTAATGCGGCTAATTCCATCGTCTAGCGATCTTTATTTAGGAGTTTATGCGCAAAAAAGTCAAACGGCCTATTATAATTATGTTGCAGCATTAGCTAAACAGTTTGAAATCCAGACAGTTTGTGTGGAAGATAATCAATATTTAAAGCCGCAAGACCAGTTTTTAAAACATACATTGCAAGCAATTAAGCATGGACAGCAGCTACCAGATGTTGAACAGATGTCCCATCAGGCAGGTTCACATGCCTTGGTAGATACCCAGGAATTTAGTGAACGCTGTCATAATTTGGAACTCGATAATTCGTTAGCCACCACTTGGCAGATTGCTGAAGATTGTCATGCTAAGATAGTTTTTCAAACACCTGTTTTGCCAAAATATCAGCAGGATAAATTTACCACTTCTAAAGAATACCTCGATTATTTGGCACAAAAGGGCTTAAAAGGACGTTTTAGTGGGCATAAAGTGCCGGCTAATTATCAAAAGCAGCTTGATTATGAACTTAAAGTAATTGACCAAATGGGATTTAACGATTATTTTTTGATCGTTTGGGATGTTATCAATTACTGTCATCGTGTTGGCATCACTACAGGACCGGGTCGCGGTTCAGCCTGTGGATCTCTTGTTTCATATAGCTTAAGGATTACAGAGGTTGATCCACTGAAATATCATTTGTTATTTGAGCGCTTTTTAAATCCTGCACGCCACGAAATGCCCGATATTGACCTAGATATTCCTGACAATCGTCGTGATGATGTCATTAAGTATATGTTTAATAAGTATGGGATGGATCATGCAGCCCAAATTCTGACCTTTGGGACACTGGCTGCTAAACAAGCCTTGCGTGATACGGGTCGTGTTTTTGGTTTAAGCGAAGCTGAATTAAGTAAATGGTCACAAAGCGTCCCATATGCTAAAGGTAAAATCACGTTAAAAGCAGCTTACCAAAATTCAGCTGAAATGCGGTTATTAGTCGGTGCAAGTCCTAAAAATAAGTTGCTATATCAAACTGCAGCTAATTTAGAGGGCCTCCCGCGCCACTATTCTATTCACGCGGCTGGATTGGTACTCAGTGATGATTCAATTGCGGGGATTTCGGGTTTACAAAGTGGACAATTGGGTATTCCGGTAACTCAACAAACTAAGAAATATGTTGAAGCACTTGGCTTGCTCAAGATTGACTTTTTAGGATTACGCAACTTAACTATTCTAGGGGATACCTTAGCAATGATTAATCAGCAAGGTGCAAAAATTGATCCGCAGCAGATTCCGTTAGATGATCCTAAGACGCTAAAAGCATTTCAAAATGGTGATACCGAGTTAGTCTTTCAATTTGAATCTAGTGGTATCAGGAAAGTTTTACGCGAATTACATCCTGATAATTTTGAAGATTTAGTGGCTGTCAATGCGCTATATCGACCAGGTCCAATGCAGAATATCGCCACTTTTATTGCGCGCAAAAAGGGTCAGGAGCCAGTTATTTATCCTGATCCAAGCTTAAAAGAAATTTTGGCTCCAACTTATGGTATTTTAGTTTACCAAGAGCAGGTTATGGAAACAGCCCAAGTATTAGCTGGCTTTTCTTTAGGTGAGGCTGATCTCTTGCGACGAGCAATGTCAAAAAAGAACCAAATGGTAATTGAGCAAGAAAAAGATAAGTTTATTTCTGGAGCCATTCAAAAAGGGCATTCGCGGCAAGTTGCTACCCAAGTTTATAGTTATATTGAGCAGTTTGCCAATTATGGCTTTAATCGATCACATGCGGTAGCGTATACTCAGATTGCCTTTTGGCTAGCGTATCTTAAGTTACACTACCCAGCTGAGTTTTATGCCGCGATGCTTAACTCGAGTTTGGCTAATCACGCTAAAAGTCAGGATTATATTATGCAGGTGCAAAATACAGGGGTTAAAATTTTACCACCTGATATTAACCGCAGTGGACTTAACTATCAACTGCAGTCTGGCAAAATCTTGGTTGGCTTAAGAGCAATTAAGGGACTGCCCAAGGATTTACTTAGTCAAATAATTACATTGCGTAAGCATAAAACCATTAAATCCTTTGAAAGCTTCTTGCGCCAAATCGATGTTAAATTTGTCAAACCTAAATTGGTACAAATTATGATTAAGTCAGGTTTATTTGATAGTCTAAATCCTAATCGTAATGAACTGCTAGTCAATTGCCAGGAAATTATTGAAAATGTTGAGTTAACTGGACAAAACTTGGCATTATCGGAAAGTTTAGGTGGTATTCCGCTTAAACCCGCTCAGGCACCAACTAAAACTGAAAAAGCTGAGATGGAAATTGAAGTCTTGGGCTTTTCAACGATGACTTCACCGCTAATAGCAGTACAAAAATATGCGCAAAAATTTCATGCTCGGTCGTTAGCTGATTTTGAAGTCACTGATACAGGCGTAGCTGTTGGCAAATTGATGAAATTGAAATTGATTCGCACTAAAAAAGGTGCAACAATGGCATTTGGCATTTTTGCTGATTCGACTAGTAGACAGGATGTTGTTATTTTTCCTAATGTTTATGACCAAGTTCATAATAATCTTAAAGAAGGGCAAATTTATTTATTAGGGATCAAAGTTCAAAGCGATCGCTATGATTCTAGTAAAAAGCAGTACGTCTTAACTAATTTAAAAGTGGTTAACTTTACTAGCTAA
- a CDS encoding YjzD family protein translates to MGRYLVSIFWSEIYMLIVGFIAAPLTQNAFNLGEAAVLGVVFGILFAAIIPPITSHSVKDDSEYSKLK, encoded by the coding sequence ATGGGTCGTTATCTAGTTAGTATCTTCTGGAGCGAAATCTACATGTTAATTGTAGGCTTTATTGCTGCTCCATTAACTCAAAACGCTTTTAATTTAGGAGAAGCAGCCGTCTTAGGTGTAGTCTTCGGAATATTATTCGCGGCAATTATACCACCAATTACTAGCCATTCTGTTAAAGATGACAGTGAATATTCCAAGCTTAAATAA
- a CDS encoding bifunctional UDP-sugar hydrolase/5'-nucleotidase, which yields MKLVFLHTSDIHGYLLSSTYQNKTDYDAGFGLDRVSSVVKAKRAEYGANHVIVTDAGDCLQGSPLAAYVHASNQASALKQYAAAYNALDYDARCLGNHDFNYGLGYLKDYLTATNTPILNSNILPMQQDISHMGQPYQIIEKQGIKIGLLGITTQYVPHWEPADHVAGLKFVSAYEQVKSYAKLLRPQVDVLAVIYHGGFEDDPVSGKQQEPHTGENEGYQILTKIPEVDVLLTGHQHQQLALTVNNTAIVQPGYRGEAVAEVIIEIDDTTKTIKHMKTELISTENFKPDPVIVALSSKLDAATQDWLDQPIAQLDQAAPIGDVNQARLHGAPFINLLQQMQLSFTEADISATAVMSETAPGFGKQVTMRDILLNYPFSNQLCKIAVTGSQLRQIVEYSLSFLVKDERGKVDFAPKWRHALFNFDVFYPLKYQADIARPIGNRLTEFSLNKKPIVDKQIYYLAVNNYRVMGGGFYPVYSMDKIVEVLDKDYVQMFQEFLTKQQVKVDYQTNYRFY from the coding sequence ATGAAACTAGTTTTTTTGCATACAAGTGATATTCATGGCTATTTGTTATCTTCTACTTATCAAAATAAGACTGATTATGACGCTGGGTTTGGCTTAGATCGGGTGAGCAGTGTAGTTAAAGCTAAGCGAGCTGAGTATGGAGCTAATCACGTGATAGTTACCGATGCAGGAGATTGCTTGCAAGGTTCTCCTTTGGCAGCATACGTTCATGCAAGTAATCAAGCTAGTGCGCTAAAGCAATATGCGGCTGCTTATAATGCTCTTGACTATGATGCACGCTGTCTTGGTAATCATGACTTTAATTATGGATTAGGATATCTAAAAGATTATCTGACAGCTACTAATACTCCGATTTTAAATAGCAACATCCTACCAATGCAGCAGGATATATCTCATATGGGCCAGCCTTATCAAATTATTGAAAAGCAGGGAATAAAAATTGGACTTTTGGGTATTACTACGCAATATGTTCCTCATTGGGAACCGGCAGATCATGTTGCTGGTTTAAAATTTGTTTCAGCTTATGAGCAAGTTAAAAGTTATGCTAAACTTTTGCGACCGCAGGTCGATGTTTTAGCAGTTATTTATCATGGTGGATTTGAAGATGACCCAGTAAGTGGTAAGCAGCAGGAACCGCATACCGGAGAAAATGAAGGTTATCAAATTTTAACCAAAATTCCTGAAGTAGATGTGTTATTAACAGGTCATCAGCATCAGCAATTAGCGTTAACTGTCAACAATACAGCAATCGTGCAACCGGGTTATCGGGGCGAAGCAGTTGCTGAAGTAATTATTGAAATTGATGATACAACTAAAACTATTAAGCACATGAAAACTGAATTGATTTCAACCGAAAATTTTAAACCCGATCCTGTGATTGTTGCACTAAGTTCAAAACTAGACGCAGCAACACAGGATTGGCTAGATCAACCAATTGCACAATTAGATCAAGCTGCTCCAATTGGTGATGTCAATCAGGCACGTTTGCATGGCGCACCATTCATTAATTTACTGCAACAAATGCAATTGTCTTTTACAGAAGCAGATATCTCAGCTACTGCAGTAATGAGTGAAACAGCACCAGGATTTGGTAAACAGGTCACAATGCGTGATATTTTACTTAATTATCCATTTTCTAATCAATTGTGCAAAATTGCTGTAACTGGTTCTCAATTGCGACAAATTGTAGAGTATAGCTTGTCGTTTTTGGTTAAAGATGAGCGGGGCAAGGTTGACTTTGCTCCTAAATGGCGTCACGCACTGTTTAACTTTGACGTGTTTTATCCACTCAAATATCAAGCTGATATTGCACGTCCAATTGGAAATAGGTTAACAGAATTTTCATTAAATAAGAAACCAATCGTTGATAAGCAAATCTATTATTTAGCTGTCAATAACTATCGGGTAATGGGTGGTGGCTTTTATCCCGTATATAGCATGGATAAAATAGTAGAAGTTCTGGATAAAGATTATGTACAAATGTTTCAAGAATTTCTGACTAAACAACAAGTGAAAGTTGATTATCAGACCAATTATCGTTTTTATTAA
- the rpmF gene encoding 50S ribosomal protein L32 — protein sequence MAVPKRHTSKQKKRSRRGHIKLTVPAMHYDATTGEYRLSHRVSPKGYYKGRQVVSDNANGNN from the coding sequence ATGGCAGTTCCTAAGAGACATACTTCTAAGCAAAAGAAACGTTCGCGTCGTGGCCATATCAAGTTAACTGTTCCAGCAATGCATTATGATGCAACTACTGGTGAATATCGTTTGAGTCACCGTGTTTCACCTAAAGGTTATTACAAGGGTCGTCAAGTTGTTAGTGACAACGCAAATGGCAATAATTAA
- a CDS encoding LapA family protein, whose protein sequence is MKDRKQQIKLIASLVLLLLAVIFVVLNTNKVAISFGLFEFKLPLIIVLVVMLIIGVLFGWFWGSNRHNQRKND, encoded by the coding sequence GTGAAAGATAGAAAACAACAAATAAAGTTAATCGCTAGTTTAGTTTTATTGTTATTAGCAGTAATTTTTGTTGTACTCAATACTAATAAAGTAGCGATTAGCTTCGGATTGTTTGAGTTTAAATTACCTTTAATTATTGTATTGGTAGTTATGTTGATAATAGGGGTCTTATTTGGTTGGTTTTGGGGATCAAATCGACATAATCAACGTAAGAATGACTAA
- a CDS encoding SDR family oxidoreductase, translated as MSDSLRNKVVVVTGASSGIGRSIALETAGRGATVILIARNAVKLEQIAAEAQEVSGAVTYSFPTDIGESSEIDATFNKIIQVTKHVDYLVNCAGFGKFEQFMETERREVTEMFQVNVLGLMYFTRLIGRVMMDQKQGQIINFGSIAGKIPTVKSAAYSASKAAVIQFSNVLRLELKPFGIKVMTVNPGPVYTNFFNIADKSGNYVKNVQQFMLDPDDVAWQVVHYFGSNKRELNLPISLAVMAKLYNLFPQIGDALSLKFASRK; from the coding sequence ATGAGCGATTCGTTAAGAAATAAAGTAGTGGTTGTAACTGGTGCCTCAAGTGGTATTGGCCGTTCAATTGCCTTAGAAACAGCTGGACGCGGCGCTACCGTAATTTTAATTGCCAGAAATGCGGTTAAACTAGAGCAAATTGCAGCAGAAGCCCAAGAAGTTTCTGGTGCAGTAACTTATAGTTTTCCCACTGATATTGGTGAAAGTAGTGAAATTGATGCAACTTTTAATAAAATCATTCAGGTTACTAAGCATGTCGATTACTTAGTTAACTGTGCAGGTTTTGGTAAGTTTGAACAATTTATGGAAACAGAGCGTCGAGAAGTTACGGAAATGTTTCAAGTTAATGTACTTGGCTTAATGTACTTTACACGGCTAATTGGTCGGGTAATGATGGATCAAAAGCAAGGTCAGATTATTAACTTTGGATCAATTGCTGGTAAAATTCCTACGGTAAAATCAGCTGCATACAGTGCCTCAAAAGCAGCTGTTATTCAATTTTCTAATGTTTTAAGATTAGAGTTAAAACCATTTGGTATCAAGGTAATGACTGTTAATCCGGGTCCGGTTTATACTAATTTCTTTAATATCGCGGATAAGAGTGGTAATTATGTTAAAAATGTCCAACAATTTATGCTTGATCCTGATGACGTTGCTTGGCAGGTAGTGCATTACTTTGGTAGCAATAAGCGTGAACTCAATTTACCAATTAGTTTAGCAGTGATGGCTAAATTGTATAATCTGTTTCCGCAAATTGGTGATGCATTATCATTAAAATTTGCATCCAGAAAGTAG
- the rnz gene encoding ribonuclease Z — MELQFLGTGAGQPSKQRNVSSIALKMLDEINEIWLFDVGEATQHQILRTNIRMRKITKIFISHNHGDHIFGLPGLLATRSFQGEVGPLTIYGPAGLEQFVRTALRVSRTKISYPIKFVQLEQGGLIYEGKGFKVYAEKLAHRVPSFGFRVVEQEHQGELLMEKLAQYNIPNGPLLGKLKNGEQVALSDGTILDGNDFLGPNKPGRIVTIIYDTRATPTIAKLAKNADVLVHESTFAGNEANLAHAYYHSTAVEAAKIACDNGVKSLYLDHISARYLGAKAHHLEKQAKKVFANTKLANDFDRVEIPMKGEK; from the coding sequence ATGGAATTACAATTTCTAGGTACAGGGGCAGGTCAGCCGTCAAAGCAGCGCAATGTCTCAAGCATTGCCTTAAAAATGCTTGATGAGATAAATGAGATTTGGTTATTCGATGTGGGAGAGGCTACTCAGCATCAAATTTTACGGACTAATATTAGAATGCGCAAAATTACTAAAATTTTCATTTCACATAATCATGGTGACCATATTTTTGGCCTACCTGGATTATTGGCAACGAGGTCATTTCAAGGAGAAGTTGGCCCTTTAACTATCTATGGTCCTGCTGGATTAGAACAATTTGTGCGTACAGCATTACGAGTATCGCGAACAAAGATATCTTATCCGATTAAATTTGTACAACTTGAGCAGGGTGGTCTTATTTATGAAGGCAAAGGCTTCAAGGTATATGCGGAAAAACTAGCTCATAGAGTGCCTAGTTTTGGCTTTCGGGTAGTTGAGCAGGAGCATCAAGGTGAATTGCTAATGGAAAAGTTAGCACAATATAATATTCCTAACGGTCCTTTACTGGGTAAACTAAAAAATGGTGAACAGGTAGCATTAAGTGATGGAACTATATTAGATGGCAATGATTTCTTGGGACCTAACAAGCCTGGGCGAATTGTGACGATTATATATGATACTCGAGCAACGCCAACAATTGCTAAATTAGCTAAAAATGCTGATGTGTTAGTTCATGAATCTACTTTTGCAGGTAATGAAGCTAATTTAGCACATGCCTATTATCATTCCACAGCAGTTGAAGCGGCTAAAATTGCGTGCGATAATGGTGTTAAGAGCCTATACTTAGATCATATTTCAGCAAGATATTTAGGAGCTAAGGCTCATCATCTAGAAAAACAAGCGAAGAAAGTATTTGCTAATACCAAATTAGCGAATGATTTTGATCGGGTGGAGATTCCGATGAAAGGTGAAAAATAA